AAGTGTATTTTTTAAAACTTTTTCTCGCTCCTGCTGGCTCGAAAGCTGCTCGTCCTTTAACTCCAGGTAGGCCGTATAATCTCCGCGAACATCAAGAACACCTTCAGGAAGTCGAGCGTCGAGTTCTAAAATCCTCTCGCACACTCGCTGAAGGAACTGTCGATCGTGGGTGATCATCAACAAAGTGATATTGGCCGAAGTTAAAAACTCCTCAAGCCACAAAATACTGTCCACATCTAAATGGTTGGTTGGCTCATCGAGAAGTAGAATGTCAGGAGACTTCACCAACTCTCGCGCTAAGGCCACACGTTTCTTCCAACCTCCAGAGAGCTGCTTTATCAAAACGCTTTCAGGATCCCCCCAACGCAGGAGATCGAGTCGAGAGATGACTTCGTGAGCTCGCCCCATCCCTTCCCAATCGTCCTCATCAAGACTTTCTAGAATCGTGGAGAAAATAGTTGCGTCTTTTTTAAACAATGGAACTTGGGCCAGATAGGCGACCTTAAGACCCTTCTGTTTATGAACTTCTCCCCCATCGGGAGTTTCAGATCCACTCAATATTTTAAGTAACGTCGACTTCCCCGCGCCGTTGGGACCAATCAGAGCGATTTTCTCGCCCGATTCTATAGCAAAGCTTAAACTTTTAAAGAGTGAGCGTGTACCAAACGACTTCGAGAGCTGGCGAGCAGTGATCAAAATTGACATGCCCGGCAGCTTAGCTTTTCATAAGAGAACTGTCACACATTAATCAAGGAATGACGAATGACTTTTTGGAAATTAGGACTCCTCTTAGGGGCCGTTATATTGCTATCCTGTCAGGGTATGAAAAAACAACCTAATAGCTCTCCGCCACAGCCCGATATTCCTCAAGCGCCTCGCGAGGCCAAAGTGCTTCAGAAACATGGGGATCGACGTCTCGATCCTTATTTTTGGATGAATCAAAGAGATTCTAAAAATGTCTTAGATTATATCCAGGCCGAAAATCTGTATGCCGATTCGATATTGGCAAAATCGAAATCTTTAAGTGATCAGTTGTTCAATGAGATGAAAGGTCGAATTTTAGAAGACGACGCTACAGCTCCTTATAAGAAAGATAATTATTACTATTACGTGCGTTACGAAAAAGGAAAAGAATATCCCATTTACTGTCGCAAAAAAGGAAGCCTGGAAGGACGCGAGGAGATCATTCTTGACGTCAATGCTCTCGCCCACGGAAAGAAATACTATTCCGCCTACGTCAGCGATATTTCTCCCAATCATGAGTGGCTTGCCTTCGCCGTGGACGATGTGGGTCGTCGATTTTATACCCTCTACTTTAAAAATTTGAAAACCCAAGAGATTCTCAAAGATAAAATTGTCGACGTCACAGGAAATTGGGTTTGGGCCACCGACTCTATAGGATTTTACTCCTACCAGCATCGGGAGACATTGCGCTCGGAGCGAATTTTTCGCTACGATCTCCAAAAAAAGAAATCGGTAGAGGTATTTTTCGAAAAGGACGAAACATTTAATGTGGGGATCAGCAAAACCCTGAATGGCCAGACGCTCATCATCGACACCGGAAGCACAGACAGTTCCGAAGTTCAAACGCTTCCCGCCCAGGATCCCGAAGGTCGCTTTAAAGTTTTTCTCAAGCGAGAAAAGAAACATGAGTACTCCGTTTTCGATGGCGGGGACGCTTTCTACATCCTCACCAATTGGAAAGCTAAGAACTTTCGCCTGATGAAGACACCCTACACAAATACGGCAAAGTCTCAATGGCGGGATGTTATCCCCCACCGCGAGACCGTATTTCTCGAGGGAATCGTGGTTTTTAAAAATTTTATCGCAGCCGCCGTGCGTACCAAAGGCTTAACGCAGATTGAGTTGCGCGATCGGAGAACAAAAAAACTTTCTCGTATCGCATTTCCCGATCCTGTGTACGATACCGGCATTGGAACCAACGAAGAGTACGAGGCAGAAGTTCTTCGCTATTACTACAACTCTATGGTTCAACCCGCCTCTATCTATGATTATAACGTCAAAACCGCAAAATCGAATTTAATCAAACAAAAGGATGTTCCATCTTATGTGGCATCTCAATACACTTCGGAACGAGTCTGGTCGAAGTCAAAAGACGGAGCCCGAGTCCCGATCTCTTTGGTTTACAAGATTGATAAATTTAAAAAAGGGCAAAACCCACTTTTTGTCTATGGTTATGGGTCCTACGGAATGTCCATGGATGCCAGTTATAACTCGAACATTATCAGTTTGCTGGATCGCGGATTTGTCTACGCCATCATTCATGTTCGTGGCGGGCAAGAGATGGGACGGGATTGGTTTGAAAACGGTCGCCTGATGAAAAAGAAAAACACATTTACTGATTTTATCTCGGCCACGGAACATTTGGTAAAAACAGGTTATGGCAAAGCAGGACATATTTACATGCAAGGCGGAAGCGCCGGGGGCCTGTTGATGGGAGCCGTTATGAATCTACGCCCTGATCTCTACCACGGAGTCCATGCGGCAGTTCCGTTCGTCGATGTCGTGACGACAATGTTGGACGACTCGATACCTCTGACCACGGCGGAGTATGAGCAGTGGGGAAATCCCAATGAGAAGAAGGCCTACAAGTATATAAAGTCTTACTCGCCCTACGATAACGTGACGGCAAAAAAGTATCCCCACGTTTTAATCACCACAGGATATCACGACTCTCAGGTTCAATACTGGGAACCACTGAAGTGGGCCGCAAAATTAAGAGATCACAACCAAGCTGATTCGCTCATTGTGATGAAGACCGAAATGGGGGCGGGCCACAGTGGTGTGACCGGAAGATTTTC
This region of Bdellovibrionales bacterium genomic DNA includes:
- a CDS encoding S9 family peptidase, whose product is MTFWKLGLLLGAVILLSCQGMKKQPNSSPPQPDIPQAPREAKVLQKHGDRRLDPYFWMNQRDSKNVLDYIQAENLYADSILAKSKSLSDQLFNEMKGRILEDDATAPYKKDNYYYYVRYEKGKEYPIYCRKKGSLEGREEIILDVNALAHGKKYYSAYVSDISPNHEWLAFAVDDVGRRFYTLYFKNLKTQEILKDKIVDVTGNWVWATDSIGFYSYQHRETLRSERIFRYDLQKKKSVEVFFEKDETFNVGISKTLNGQTLIIDTGSTDSSEVQTLPAQDPEGRFKVFLKREKKHEYSVFDGGDAFYILTNWKAKNFRLMKTPYTNTAKSQWRDVIPHRETVFLEGIVVFKNFIAAAVRTKGLTQIELRDRRTKKLSRIAFPDPVYDTGIGTNEEYEAEVLRYYYNSMVQPASIYDYNVKTAKSNLIKQKDVPSYVASQYTSERVWSKSKDGARVPISLVYKIDKFKKGQNPLFVYGYGSYGMSMDASYNSNIISLLDRGFVYAIIHVRGGQEMGRDWFENGRLMKKKNTFTDFISATEHLVKTGYGKAGHIYMQGGSAGGLLMGAVMNLRPDLYHGVHAAVPFVDVVTTMLDDSIPLTTAEYEQWGNPNEKKAYKYIKSYSPYDNVTAKKYPHVLITTGYHDSQVQYWEPLKWAAKLRDHNQADSLIVMKTEMGAGHSGVTGRFSALKERADQYGFIVWLEENNKN